Below is a genomic region from Henckelia pumila isolate YLH828 chromosome 3, ASM3356847v2, whole genome shotgun sequence.
ACAACTTTTACCCAAAAGCAAAAAGCtaaaatttgatgttttttCATCTTCTGCTTTTTTATTTAAGGTATAAAATTACAAGTAAACATATATACCGTTAAAAAAACTTATCATATTacatatgttattattattatttttcaaatattttttaattttacattattattacagcatttttaaaaaaaatattttttaaaattttacattattattacaagcatttatttaaatatatatatatatatattgcattttcatacattttcgtACATATCTTGTGTATTTATacaaattttttcatttttaatatttttattaatcttacatattttttcaagtattcatcttataaaaaataaaatatttttgatacaaaattcataatgtaaaataatatataaactcattttttatagtgtgagtatcaaaaattaaataatcaaataagggTATAATTGTCATTTAGTTAAAAATTAAGTTTGGAAGCAATTATTTTCCAAACAAGCTTTCAACTTCTATTTTCAAACACTCTCACTTTAACTTCTCaccaacttcaaaataatctctACTAAAATCACTTTTAAATAACTAAAAGCTCTTCAAAACACACTTAAAGCTAAAACATATAGATACTAAACTAATGAAAAACATCACATAACAATGCTTAGGTCATCTCCGCCCCCATTAAGTGATTTTAGTATTTCAAAACAACACCATTTCTGCACCAAGGATAAAGTTGTTCTCCAATCCATCAACTCTtctacaatccatcaaaactcTAAACTTAACTCCAAAATAAAcattttagaaataaaaatttcagaaattcATATAGTTTATATACaacaattattttattccgtgaattatttattaatcaattaatataaaaaattacacTTAAActataatattaatttattcttaacaatgaattataacttaatttaatcttattaaataattttatcaaataagTTTAATAAAACCAATTCTTTACTAAAATTatctttattaattaaatataaaaattaaatacttacataaagaaataaataattaaattcaattcaTTAATAAAATAGTTTACTTTAATTaactttatattaaataatttgtaTCGTGAATCAAATACCAAACACAaataagggagtgtttgcaatcactaaaaaaaagtgattgttagtttttggcttaaaaaaatcattttcgtgtgtttcttaaacctaaattatgtgttagcttatgcttaacttaattgaaatccaaaagctagtcatgtggtgattatgattctctaaaagtgattctaataagaaagATCATTGTTAAAACAActttaatcacttatttatcaaacaccacccaactttgatttttagattttcacatatgtttccaaacactaccaacttttgatttttcttaacttttttataatctataaattaatcacttctataaaagcacaatctattgcaaacactccctaaattATACTATTGATTTGAATCTAATTTGAACTTTCGACATTTGTCCAAACATCAAAAGCACTTGAAAATGTTGAACTTTTTTTAGGTATTGATTGGAAGAGCTTGTAGGAAGCACTTCTCTAACTTTTCCttcacatttttttaaaattacagCTTCTGTATCCAAACTGACAATCTTAAAGCTATAATAAATACACAACCAAAGAGaaataaataaaggaaaaatgCTTTAAGATATGATTTCATGATGCATTTTACCGTGAGCAGCTGAGAAGACAATTTTCAGCATGATCATCGGGAATCGTAATTTTTTTGCAAccctaaaaatatataacaaaaattaaCTTCCAAAGATGGTATGCCAAAGAAAAGATAACAGTGACAAAAAATTGAGCCTTTTGATGACACATTCATATTCCTCTTTTGCTCGTTCAAATCTACACTAAAATAATGGCTTTGATATTATTTCAAACTTAATTGAAGACGACATTTGTGCTCATATCATGGcctcaatcaatcatcaaacaACATTACTCAGCAACTCAAAGAATCTTTAAGCGTTTACTTCCAAATACCATGCCATGCGGAAACCACTCCATTTGATGCATTTAGAACTTGCTGAGCAACAAGGCACATATCTATGTTTCGTCTTCTATGTTACCTCTTTCCATCTCATATTTAATAGTGTTATTGACAGGGACAATAATATCAAAAAAGTAATGAATCCCTACTTTGAAAGCTAAAAGGAACCAGTAAAAATCCAAACTCCATATTAAACAGACGTGGGGCTTCATTTAATTTTAACTCAGTTTTGAATTTGCATGCCTAGCATGTGAGGCTATAACTGTTGTGGGCCCAAACGAATAGAGTCTCGTAGCAGGAGAGAAGCTATTCTGGAACAAGGCTCTCACACTCCCAAATAAATAAAGGCCACTGGAGTCGGTTATTCTTTTTCTCGAGTAGCATGCACGGGTTGTACAGAAAAATTTATCTGGTTTTCTTACCTTTCAATTGAGTATAACATATTCATCATATTTCAATTAAATACCTTTTTGTGAATTGATAAATTATGGTTGCAACAGTGACAAAGGAGTTTTAAAGCTTGTAAACCAAGAAATTTTCAATTGGCATCACTATCAACACTACACATACCACTGAACACTCAAATAAACCAGATCAAGGATAATATGAACCCAATTAAAAATAACGAAAATTGACTGTAGACAAATTGGGGAGGGGAGGATAGTACCTTGATCTCACAAAGCAATACTTTTTTCCCATTCAGCAAATCAACAACTCCTCGAAAAAGACAGCTTTCATGACAGTCAGGAGCGCATGCCCAAAATGTCAAGCAAGATAATACAACAAACCTGTTAAGCTTGCCAACCTTCTTGAGATAGAAATTCTTTTTCTGtaacaaacacaaaaataaaaacaaactaaCTCATTACGTGAGTTAAATAATCAAGGCTGccaataatatattaaataatttttctaaCTTCTTTCTCGTTGTAGAATTTCAAGGCCAACTCCGCCAAATAGTTAGCATTTTCTATCCCATCGCAGTAAAATCGTGTGGTTCCTCCACCTGGGTGACATTCACGCGGGTTGAAATATGTATCACACATCTGCCAAcaaatttaaacttttaagtttttcgatgtTCATTCATGGTGTGATAACGTAGAGtgctaagcccaattaaatcgAATAATAATACCGTAACAACACTATAAAATCCAAAGGATCAATCAAATGTGGTAGAAGAAAGGAACAACTTACGTTGCGCAGATATGAAAACTCTGAATCATCCACTGGAAATAACCCTGCAAAATCAGTATCCCATTCAACTGTACTCATTTTCTTTGCACATAAACTTCAATGATTTTTACCCAAAAATAAAGTCATCGATAAGCGACCTAACAAAACTCATAATACAGGTTCATGATATTTCGGCACCGTTtggttcatggatttgatgatgATGGATAAATAATCTAAGGATTATAAAtcaatatacttggattagacAATGGTGTATGACATCAATCCTTGGAAAAACTTGAGTCAAGCATTGAACATAAAAAGGATGATTAATCAATCAATGTGTTATCCTTCTCACCAAACGATGCCTAAGAAGtagtaaatattatttttaagatatAGCATACCTTAAAAAATTGCTTTTAAATATAAGCATGAAATTGTCATCTCAACGGGGTATAATGCAAGTTTTCAACAGCCTTAACTGGTTATCATCATCTTCCTAAGATTCAAGGACATATGCACGTGTGAAGATGAGAACCAAAGTTCAACAACATGCAACTTATTTACACAGTAAAATATGTTTACAAATTAAACTTCTAGACTTAGCCAGTATACCCAAAACCTGAGACTTCCCACGTCTCAAACTCTTCACCAACTTGGAACTTGGTTCAGCTCCAAGATCTCTTTAACTCAAAATATGAAGTGAGCATGATAGAACACGAGGAGGCTTAGATATCAACAATATGAACTAGGGCAAAGCTAGTTTCTCATGTGAACTCGTCTACATTATGAACAAGGGTAAGTCAACCTCAAGACAGCACCAAAACAAAATTTATGCAGTCGGGTTTCAATTCCAATTTTGTCAAACTAGATTTGTATTTTGTATCCAGTCCTAATGGACTCAATTTGTCCCGAATTCAGTCAACCCACATCCCACGGCTTGCCAAGcacaaattcaattcaatatataaaaaacaaaacctGTTAGATGAGTCCGGGCAAACTTGTTGACATCCCTTAACTTTAGATGATGAGCCGGGTTAGCGAAGGGAAAATACGAGGAGATTGAAAGGGAGAACATGCACGATTGCACCCTAATCCTCCATGAGTTCTGCTCCCAGTGACAGACTTTATAGGTGAGGTGAGCTGAACTTTGGGTATGGGCTCATACTTACTCCTCCATTTgtatttcttattattattaaatattttttatattttaagagAGTGACTCTTGTTTTAATTCCAATAGTACCCTTTAATAGCCAAAAAAGGTTTAAAAGACTTGAGAACAtcaaaactgaaaaaaaaaaaaaaaaaaaaaatttgctttgGTCTCTAAATAACTTATTCCTTTCCGATAAACACTAACAGCACACGATATATCCATAAAATGTAAATTTCACGATTACGTACCATTCACTTTGAACGGATTTACACCACCACGACAAACAGCTGCCCCAAAACTGCCATCAACCGAACCACCGGCAGTTTCACTAGCGTCGTAATCATCAATCCTTGTAGATTTCACCCAAACAAACTCAATAAGAGAATACTATGAATACTATACATGCATGCAGACACTGCCAAAAACTATGTTTCAATCAAAGAAGAGATGTTAATGAATAAACCAAAAAATTCTAAAGTAAAAATACAAAAGGCCATAATGAAGAAGCGAAACAGTCCCCGAACATCTATGCTCACACTACTAAGGCACATAACCAAAGTACAATAGGTAGCCACAATCACAGTCCTGACTGGAATTTTTAAACAGATAATATAAGACTTTTAATAACGTCGAATCCAATTAATCGCATTATATACAGATCAGTGTTCCAAAAGGCAGCGCCTAGGCGGTAGGCAGTTGCCCACCGCCTCGCTTTCTTGCTAGGCTATGCCTCTAGGCGTTGCCCGCCAAATCTCCCGCCTAGGTGGTGCCCAAGCCGCCTAGGCGGTtactattttttataaaaaaaatttaaaataaaaaactaaaagagAGAGGCGACGCGAGAAACAAAcacagaagaaaagaagaatcgcagaaaaaaaaagtcaagcaaaaaattaaatacGAATACTTGATATCTATTAATATTAGTATCtatgtaattattattattattaaattttataagagTTTCGTACAAAAACTGAACATaagacataaaaattatattttatagtaaaactTTTAATATCctaagttatttattatttaggtttttaaaaaaaaccgccTAGCTAGGCGGTGGGTCGACGCCCGCCTACCGCCTTTTAGAACATTGATACAGATGAATTGATAAGATGACTTTCTAACCAGAACCATCTAGAGCAAATGACTTTCCAACCAGAACCATCTTAAAGCtagaatatatataataaattctcAACAGAACCAATGACAAATCAATAAAGGAAGAACATGTTGAGGTATGATTTCATGATGCATTTTACCGTGGACGTTTGAGACGAGAATTTCCAGAATTATCAACTGGACTCGTAATGTCATCCTCATCCTAAAATTAAATGACAAAAATTAATTTCCCAAATATCATAtgtcaacaaaaataaaaacagtGATAAAATGTAGAGGCTTTGAGATGCAATCTTATTCCTCTTTTGCATGTTCAAACCTAATCTAAAATAATGGCTTTGATATTTATTTCAAACTTAGTTGAAGACTACTCGGGAACTCAAAGAATTTCAAGCATTTACTTCAAAACGCCCTGCCACAAGTAAACCACTCCATTTGATGCATACATATAGAAATAGCTGACCAATATGACACATCTCTGCTTTGTCTTCTATGTTACCTTTCTCCATCTCATATTTTATAGTTATTGACTGATACATTAACTGAATCAAAGATAAATTCACATGGCTAGCATACAACAAGTAATGAATTCctagttttaaaattaaaaggagCTAGTTAAAAATCCAAATCCCGTACTAAACAGGCTTGGTCTAATCTAATTTaaacttgattttgaaattgCATAACTGGCATGAGGCTAAAACTGTTGTGGGCCCAAAAGATAGTCGCATAATGCGTGAGAAGCCCAAAATTGTATTTGTTTGTTCTAGAAGAAATAAGGCTCACACACTAGAGGTGGAGAATATATGGAGAGAACAGAGCTACTGGGGAGTTGGTTATTTCTTTTTCCTGTGTATCACATACTAGCCTGTGCTAGGGttgtaccaaaaaaaaaaaaaaaaaattcagcctTCTTTCCTTTCAATTCAACAGAACAAATTTATCATATCTCAATTAAATATCTTTCTGTGAATTGTTAAATTGTGGTTGCAACAACAAATGagttttaaagataataaaccAAGAAGTTTCATTTGGCACCACCATCAACACAACACACAGCACTGAACATTCAAATAAACCAGGAACAAGGATAATATGAACTCAATCGAAACACTAATGAAAATTGACCAAAGACAAAACAGTGAGAATGATACCTTGAACTCACAAAGCACTACATTAACCCCACCCAGCACATCAACAACACCTCGAAAAAGATGGCTTTCATCACTTTCAGTAGACCCAGCCAAAAATGCCAAGCAATAATATGTGACCAATAAGTTAAGCTGGACAACTTTCTTGACATAGAGATTCTTTTGCTGTAACAAACCCAAAAAAATACCAAACAAAATAAGTAACAAAATCATTATAAGTGTTAAATAATCAAGGCTTAAATAATTTGTCTAACTTCTTGTTCGTTGTAGAATCTCAAGGCTGATTCCGCCAATTCTATGACATATTTTAACCCATCAAAACGAAAAAGTGTGACCCCTGCAGCTGGATCACGATCACGTGAGTCGAAACGTTTATCACACAGCTGCCAACAAATTTAAACAGCGTTAAGTTTCCGATGTTCATGAAAACGTGGTGTGATAATGCAGAGTGTTAAACCGaatcaaatatcaaataataatacAGTACAAAACTAAAAATTCCCAAGGATCAAATCAAATGTAGTAGAAGAAAGGAATAACGTACTTCACGTAGTGATGACAACACCGAATCATCCATTCGAAAAACCCCTGCAAAATTAGTATCCCATTCAACTGAACGCATTTTCCTTGATCCCTCACATTTTATATGCAcagaaaatcaattatttttacaCAAAATCCAGTTATCTAAAATAGTCAAGCAGTCAAGCGCAAAACTCATAATTCAGGTTCATGATATTTAAAGTAGTATACATAATTGTTTAACATATGGCAGACCTTAAAAATAGCTTTTCAACATAAGAATGAAATTGTCATCTCAACAGGGTATAATACACAAGGTCCCCATAGAGTAACGGTCTATCGTCTTATTACTATTCAAGGACATTTGCACGTGAAGATGAGCACCAAATTCAGACTCAAAGTTCAACACCACGTACTCATTTACATAATAAATATGATTATAAATTAAACTTGTAAACTTAGCAATGTATCCAAGCCTGAGACTTCCACGACTCAAACTCTTAACTATCTTGGAACACAGAAGAGAGTTAAGCTTCAAGATCTCTTTAACTTGAAATAATAAGGATCCGTTTGGAATGAGTGATAAGATAGATAATATGGAGATAAGTAATAATgtaatatattgtaataaaaaaataaaaaataaaaaagatatttaatataagatttgatttgattgatatattatggtttgtttgatttgattggttatattttatataaaaatagtaaattaccattttttcttttttaattaataaaatataatattatttatgaaaggtaatatagtaatttaaatttaacgatttgattgatgtaatataaataattaatgatttcattgatgtgatataaataattgaaagataaataaataatatagcaAAAAAAACGTGAGACTAGATAAGATTATTAATACTAGATTAATAATCCGGGACTTCAAACAGACCCTAAGTGTGAAATAATAAGAGTGCATGATAGAACACAAGGAAGTTTAGAAGTCAACAACATGAATGAAGCCCGAGGGTAAGTTCGTTTCTCAAGTGTCCAGTTGGCTGATAAAGGGGATGCATGCTTAATCCACATCTTTCCAATAAGGAACAGAGATGTTCGCATTGGGCCATGCTTTGCGGTTTCAATTATCCAGCAAGAAGTTTGATTTAACTATCTACCATATGACAGCAAGAGTTGGCAATTATACAAACCCCGAAACAGCACCAAAATGAAATTTGTGGCAGCAGGATTTAAATCCCATTTTTTATATTAGTGAACTCAATTTTTATATTGTCTCTGTCTTGTCAGATTAATTTTGGCCCACATTCAACTAACCCACGGCTAGCCCAGCAAAATTTCAATACAGGAAAAGAGAGAACAAACCAAACATTTATCATCGTCTCTTACTGTTGGATGATGAGTCCAGGTAAACATTCATTGCCATCTAGTACCAATGGATGATGACCCAGCCTTGCAAAGGGAAAATACGAAGAGATCGAAGGGAAACAGCACCAGCCCAATTGTGGCCTAATCCTATGGGTTATACTCTGTCGGTTTTTTTATATCACTAAGGTAAGGTGGGCTGAACTTTGGGTATGGTCTCACACTCACTCCTCCATTTGTATTTGTACATTTATAATATAACGAGTTCaaatttatatgttattttaaTGTTAATACATTTTGAAATTTGGTTGAATAATTCGCAAAATCTTCACACTAAACTTTGTTTGTCAAGTGTGGGGGGTTGTGGATAAGCGAGGATAGTTTGCAAGGAATATATTAAACCTTGTGTATAGATCAAATCGAGTACGGGTTTAAGTTTTGAAAGGTCGGGGTGGGTAAGGACCCGTCAATATATTAAAAAGCGCTCTCAGGTCTCCGGTCCTAGCCAGGTTGTGTGTCATACTTGATTAAATTTGACTATATTGTGCAAGTACCTCATTGTATTCAAGTTCATACATCTTGATGCATACCTCTTGTCAGACCTACAAATATGCATAATTTTCAAGCATTGGTTATGATCATATCATATTTGGTAATCATTCCCTCGGATTCCCAGATCGTATGAAATATAAGCTCTGGTAGCAGGAGAAGGTGATGGCAGCATCTATGGAAGAGAGCATTGGACCACTTCAGCCACAAAGGAAGAGAGCATTGGACCACTTCAACCTCATGGGCGGTAGTCCATGTTAAGTTAATTTTCAAAAGCATTTTGAATGGACAATATTTCGTTAGTTATCTGTATATTTTTCAAGTCAGTTTCCATTAATTACAACTTTCCATGAAATCACCAAAGAAGACAATGCTGGAATTACAAAAAAGATTTCACCATCACCATAAAATTATAAGTAAAGTGGGTAAGCCTACATCATTACGAGAAAGAAATCGACAATAATTCAATAAcgttaataaaataattaactaAATTCAACCTTTATAAAGTTCAAttgttgaaaatttgtgaattttgTTTATTCATAACAAGCTTCAAACATATTTAGACGATAAACAACACACTTCATatacattgaatttaaatttcaCGCTTACGTACCATCCACCTTGCCCAGATCTGCACAACAATGACGTACAGCTGTCCCAAACATGcttcattcaaaaaaaaaactgtTAATGGATAAACCACAAAATTCTAATCTAATCTAAAAATATGAAAGACCAAAATAGAGAAGTGAAACATTCATCGAGCATTTAAACCTGCACTACTAAGACACATCACCATAGTTGCACAATCATGGTCCTCCTTACTGAAACTTGCAAATAAATAAGACGAGACTTTTAATATAATCCAGTTAATCACATGGCATACTAAAGAATACATGAGATAACTTTCCAACCAGGACCATCTTAAAGCAAGAAACTATAAATACTAAACTAATGAAAAACATCACATAACGAATCTTGGATCAAATGACTTCCCGACTAAGACAATCCAAAAGCTATAATAAATACACAATCACTGACAAATAAATAAGGGAAGAACACATCAAGGCATGATTTGATGATGCATTTTACCGTGACCGTTTGAGACGATATTTttccaaaacatcaaccggAATCGAAATTTCATCGTCatcctaaaaaataaataacaaaattaacttCCAAGCATCATATGGCAAAGAAAGATAGGCAGTGATAAAATGTTAAGCCTTTAATGATGCAATCATATTCCTCTTTTGCTTGTTCAAATCTACCGTAAAATAATGgcttaaatatttatttcaaacttGGTTGAAGACTCCACTTATGGTCCTAATATGGCCACAAGCTATCATCACACGA
It encodes:
- the LOC140893219 gene encoding uncharacterized protein isoform X2, which encodes MPSYTPSMASYSFPGAMGLCPVEDSRLSYLRDLCDTYFDPRECAPGAGITRFYSDGIEHANYLAELTLKFYNEKEQKNFYLEKVGKINRFVVVCGLTFWARTAESDESQLFRGVVDLLDGKKVLLCEIKGGNEITIPDNHSENCRLSCSRIYDFGAKNSVSGSISLGCLDLSDMDALDGNCPIAHSMSWALRDLCDTHFDRCDCDPGAGITHIDVDGQEKLNCLASLALKFYNDTEKECFCFKEVVELNIFIAYYCLTFWAWTAEGDACHLFRGVVHVMGAMTVVLCEIKDDDEISIPVDVLEKYRLKRSRMFGTAVRHCCADLGKVDGVFRMDDSVLSSLRELCDKRFDSRDRDPAAGVTLFRFDGLKYVIELAESALRFYNEQEQKNLYVKKVVQLNLLVTYYCLAFLAGSTESDESHLFRGVVDVLGGVNVVLCEFKDEDDITSPVDNSGNSRLKRPRIDDYDASETAGGSVDGSFGAAVCRGGVNPFKVNGLFPVDDSEFSYLRNMCDTYFNPRECHPGGGTTRFYCDGIENANYLAELALKFYNEKEKKNFYLKKVGKLNRFVVLSCLTFWACAPDCHESCLFRGVVDLLNGKKVLLCEIKGCKKITIPDDHAENCLLSCSR
- the LOC140893219 gene encoding uncharacterized protein isoform X1, whose protein sequence is MPSYTPSMASYSFPGAMGLCPVEDSRLSYLRDLCDTYFDPRECAPGAGITRFYSDGIEHANYLAELTLKFYNEKEQKNFYLEKVGKINRFVVVCGLTFWARTAESDESQLFRGVVDLLDGKKVLLCEIKGGNEITIPDNHSENCRLSCSRIYDFGAKNSVSGSISLGCLDLSDMDALDGNCPIAHSMSWALRDLCDTHFDRCDCDPGAGITHIDVDGQEKLNCLASLALKFYNDTEKECFCFKEVVELNIFIAYYCLTFWAWTAEGDACHLFRGVVHVMGAMTVVLCEIKDDDEISIPVDVLEKYRLKRSRMFGTAVRHCCADLGKVDGVFRMDDSVLSSLRELCDKRFDSRDRDPAAGVTLFRFDGLKYVIELAESALRFYNEQEQKNLYVKKVVQLNLLVTYYCLAFLAGSTESDESHLFRGVVDVLGGVNVVLCEFKDEDDITSPVDNSGNSRLKRPRIDDYDASETAGGSVDGSFGAAVCRGGVNPFKVNGLFPVDDSEFSYLRNMCDTYFNPRECHPGGGTTRFYCDGIENANYLAELALKFYNEKEKKNFYLKKVGKLNRFVVLSCLTFWACAPDCHESCLFRGVVDLLNGKKVLLCEIKGCKKITIPDDHAENCLLSCSRWS